In Humulus lupulus chromosome 6, drHumLupu1.1, whole genome shotgun sequence, a single genomic region encodes these proteins:
- the LOC133782039 gene encoding cationic peroxidase 2-like: protein MEVNKTFVMVMFSLLGLAATLVHGQGTKVGFYSTTCPKAESIVTSTVGTHFKTNPRIAPGILRMHFHDCFVQGCDGSILIEGSNTEKTAGPNSGIPGYNVIDDAKKQLEAACPGVVSCADIVALAARDSVVLTKGISWQVPTGRRDGRVSLASATNNLPGPSESIASQTSKFKAKGLNTQDLVTLVGGHTIGTTSCLFVTGRLYNFPSSSNGADPAIDPTFLPQLRALCPQNGDSSKRLDLDNGSGSSFDTSYFTNLSKGRGILASDQLLWNDTSTKVFVQRYLQSVSSFNLEFAKAMVKMSNIGVKTGTQGEIRKVCTAIN from the exons ATGGAAGTTAACAAAACATTTGTCATGGTAATGTTTTCGTTACTTGGTTTGGCTGCCACATTGGTGCATGGCCAAGGAACCAAAGTTGGGTTTTACTCAACAACGTGTCCTAAGGCCGAGTCTATCGTCACCTCAACAGTTGGGACTCATTTCAAAACCAACCCTCGGATAGCCCCTGGCATCCTGAGGATGCACTTCCACGACTGCTTCGTCCAAGGCTGCGACGGTTCTATCCTCATCGAAGGCTCAAACACTGAGAAGACTGCCGGACCCAACAGCGGCATACCGGGCTACAACGTCATCGACGACGCCAAGAAGCAGCTCGAGGCTGCTTGCCCCGGTGTCGTTTCTTGTGCTGATATTGTTGCACTGGCTGCGCGCGACTCTGTTGTTTTG ACCAAAGGGATTAGTTGGCAAGTTCCGACTGGGCGTAGAGATGGACGAGTTTCATTGGCGTCTGCTACTAACAATTTGCCTGGCCCTAGTGAATCAATTGCTTCTCAGACAAGCAAGTTTAAAGCCAAGGGTCTCAACACTCAAGACCTCGTCACTCTAGTTG GAGGACATACCATTGGAACTACATCATGCCTGTTCGTGACTGGCAGACTCTACAACTTCCCTTCAAGCAGCAATGGTGCTGATCCAGCCATCGACCCAACCTTTCTCCCTCAACTACGAGCTCTGTGCCCGCAAAACGGTGACAGTTCGAAGCGGCTCGATCTAGACAACGGAAGCGGTTCTAGTTTCGACACCAGTTACTTCACCAACTTGAGCAAGGGACGAGGCATTCTTGCTTCCGATCAGTTGTTGTGGAATGATACCTCCACAAAAGTGTTTGTCCAACGCTACTTGCAGAGCGTGAGCTCCTTCAACCTCGAGTTTGCCAAGGCCATGGTCAAGATGAGTAACATTGGTGTCAAGACTGGTACTCAGGGTGAAATTCGTAAAGTTTGTACTGCtattaactaa
- the LOC133782040 gene encoding cationic peroxidase 2-like yields MEVNKTFMVMVITFLLLGLATTMAHGQGTKVGFYSKTCPKAESIISSTVQTHFKSNPRIAPGILRMHFHDCFVRGCDGSILIAGSSTEKTAAPNSGIPGYNVIDDAKKQLEAACPGVVSCADILALAARDSVVVTKGISWQVPTGRRDGRVSIASDTNNLPGPSESIASQTSKFKAKGLNTQDLVTLVGGHTIGTAACRFVTGRLYNVNSSSGADPSIDPTFLPQLRALCPRNGDASKRIDLDTGSGSHFDISYFINLSKGRGILASDQLLWTDASTKGFVQRYLKSLSTFNSEFAKAMVKMSKIGVLTGTQGEIRKVCTAIN; encoded by the exons ATGGAAGTGAACAAAACATTTATGGTTATGGTAATTACGTTTTTGTTACTTGGTTTGGCTACCACAATGGCGCATGGCCAAGGAACCAAAGTAGGGTTTTACTCAAAAACCTGCCCTAAGGCCGAGTCTATCATCAGCTCAACAGTTCAGACTCATTTCAAATCAAACCCTCGCATTGCCCCGGGCATCCTTAGGATGCACTTCCACGACTGCTTCGTCCGTGGTTGCGACGGTTCTATCCTCATCGCAGGCTCGAGCACCGAGAAGACTGCCGCACCCAACAGCGGCATACCGGGCTACAACGTCATCGACGACGCCAAGAAGCAGCTCGAGGCTGCGTGCCCCGGTGTCGTTTCTTGTGCTGATATTCTTGCACTGGCTGCACGCGACTCTGTCGTTGTC ACTAAAGGGATTAGTTGGCAAGTTCCGACTGGGCGTAGAGATGGACGAGTTTCAATTGCGTCGGACACTAACAATTTGCCTGGCCCTAGTGAATCAATTGCTTCTCAAACAAGCAAGTTTAAAGCCAAGGGTCTCAACACTCAAGACCTCGTCACTCTAGTCG GTGGCCATACCATCGGAACAGCAGCATGTCGGTTCGTGACTGGCAGACTGTACAACGTGAATTCAAGCAGTGGTGCTGACCCATCTATCGACCCAACCTTTCTCCCTCAACTCCGAGCTCTGTGCCCCCGAAACGGCGACGCTTCGAAGCGTATCGATCTTGACACAGGAAGCGGTTCCCATTTCGACATCAGTTACTTCATCAACTTGAGCAAGGGTCGAGGAATTCTCGCATCGGATCAGTTGCTGTGGACCGATGCCTCCACCAAGGGCTTTGTCCAACGCTACTTGAAGAGCTTGAGCACCTTCAACTCTGAGTTTGCCAAGGCCATGGTCAAGATGAGCAAGATTGGCGTCTTGACTGGTACTCAGGGTGAAATTCGTAAAGTTTGTACTGCTATTAACTAA